A genomic segment from Tessaracoccus defluvii encodes:
- a CDS encoding tetratricopeptide repeat protein: MYRPGTAPRADEPAPPETFDDKSLPIGVRAELKGLPKDLADKVGAHIWAAGQLIDTDPELAYRHAEAARRRAGRLPVVREAAAETAYAAGEYAVALREFRAIRRMSGGDELLPVIADCERALGRHREALAVLAELDTQTRDINLRIECLLVEAGIRDDLGQRAEAKRLLSSAIDRRIGAPLAQARLRYALADLLEQEGDTIGAHDLFSQAAELDRGAELDISDRLALLDGVVLPDSLADYDDEDDEDSDDDESTDSDSDEDSDDDESEDDQDSDDDESEDDDSDLDDSDAGSEDDESEDDGADSDAGSEDAADDEDSDDDESADSDTADDETSEPPSDEDDDNVDENGGETPLMEDEDR, encoded by the coding sequence GTGTACCGTCCCGGCACCGCTCCCCGCGCCGATGAGCCGGCGCCCCCGGAGACCTTCGACGACAAGTCGCTGCCGATTGGCGTGCGCGCCGAACTGAAGGGGCTGCCCAAGGACCTGGCCGACAAGGTCGGGGCCCACATCTGGGCTGCCGGACAGCTGATCGACACCGACCCCGAGCTTGCCTACCGGCATGCCGAGGCCGCGCGACGCCGCGCCGGGCGCCTTCCCGTGGTCAGGGAGGCTGCTGCCGAGACCGCCTACGCCGCTGGCGAGTATGCGGTCGCGCTGCGTGAGTTCCGGGCCATCCGCCGGATGTCGGGAGGCGACGAACTACTGCCCGTCATCGCAGACTGCGAGCGGGCGCTCGGGCGTCACCGTGAGGCGCTGGCAGTTCTCGCCGAACTGGATACGCAGACCCGCGACATCAACCTGCGCATCGAATGCCTCCTCGTCGAGGCCGGCATCCGCGACGATCTCGGCCAGCGGGCCGAGGCCAAGCGGCTCCTGAGCTCGGCGATCGACCGCCGGATCGGCGCACCCCTCGCACAGGCCCGTCTCAGGTACGCACTCGCCGACCTCCTCGAGCAGGAGGGCGACACCATCGGCGCCCACGACCTCTTCTCGCAGGCCGCCGAACTCGACCGCGGCGCCGAACTCGACATCTCGGATCGCCTCGCGCTCCTCGACGGCGTCGTCCTCCCGGACTCGCTCGCCGACTACGACGATGAGGACGACGAGGATTCTGACGACGACGAGTCCACTGACTCCGACTCCGACGAGGATTCTGACGACGACGAGTCGGAGGATGACCAGGATTCTGACGACGACGAGTCCGAGGATGACGACTCGGATCTCGATGACTCCGATGCCGGGTCGGAAGACGACGAATCTGAGGACGACGGCGCCGACTCCGATGCAGGATCTGAGGACGCGGCGGATGACGAGGATTCTGACGACGATGAGTCTGCTGACTCTGACACGGCCGACGACGAGACCAGCGAACCCCCGTCCGACGAGGACGACGACAACGTCGACGAGAACGGAGGCGAGACGCCCCTGATGGAGGATGAGGACCGATGA
- a CDS encoding IS1634 family transposase, giving the protein MSPFLRKVKTASGATAVQIVEKQRGVRRIVEHLGSAHSEAELAALMQAGRDKLAANQPELDFDTGAGGRPRAGAAIVEGKVSRLLVDVLRDSWRWLGFDVVADEAFFQLVLARLVEPTSKLDSLRVISELGLEPVHLSTVKRSLKRCATKDYRTLVQQACFEHVWSERGGDVSLLLYDVTTLYFEAEKEDTLRKVGFSKERRVDPQIVVGLLVDRSGFPLEIACFEGDKPETRTIIPVIKAFQERNQVADMVVVADAGMLSATNLQALNEAGLRFIVGSRMAKAPLDLAGHFHWHGTAFTDGQIIDTITTPARTPDPDRLRRRAEPVWDPTEHPQAWRAVWQFSRKRAVRDRHTLTLQQDRALDIIEGRRTAKKARFVKTSGQHSSLDQPSLDRATALVGLKGYVTNIPATTMSAGEVIGSYHDLWHVEQSFRMSKTDLAARPIFHRTRDAIEAHLTIVFTALAIARDLQDRTGWSIRRIIQTLRPLQHVTISIGDQQLQAEPAIPEATAEMLRELGH; this is encoded by the coding sequence ATGAGCCCGTTCCTGCGGAAGGTGAAGACAGCTTCCGGGGCTACGGCGGTCCAGATCGTGGAGAAGCAACGCGGGGTCCGCAGGATCGTCGAGCATCTCGGGTCGGCTCATTCCGAAGCCGAGTTGGCAGCCTTGATGCAGGCTGGCCGTGACAAACTCGCAGCGAACCAGCCGGAGTTGGACTTCGACACCGGCGCTGGTGGACGGCCTCGTGCTGGCGCAGCGATAGTGGAGGGCAAGGTCTCTCGGCTGCTGGTCGACGTCCTGCGGGACTCCTGGCGCTGGCTTGGGTTCGATGTGGTGGCTGACGAGGCGTTCTTCCAGCTGGTCCTTGCCCGGTTGGTGGAGCCGACCTCCAAACTCGACAGTCTCCGCGTCATCAGTGAGCTCGGGCTCGAACCTGTCCATCTCTCCACGGTCAAACGGTCACTGAAACGCTGCGCTACGAAGGACTATCGCACCCTGGTGCAGCAGGCCTGCTTCGAGCACGTGTGGTCTGAGCGTGGTGGTGACGTGTCACTGCTCCTCTACGACGTGACCACGCTCTACTTCGAAGCGGAGAAGGAGGACACGCTCCGCAAAGTCGGGTTCAGCAAGGAACGCCGGGTCGACCCTCAGATCGTGGTCGGGCTCCTGGTCGACCGCAGCGGTTTCCCGCTCGAGATCGCCTGCTTCGAAGGCGACAAACCCGAGACCCGCACCATCATTCCCGTGATCAAAGCGTTCCAGGAACGCAACCAGGTCGCTGACATGGTCGTCGTTGCTGACGCTGGGATGCTGTCAGCGACCAACCTGCAGGCCCTCAATGAGGCCGGTCTACGGTTCATCGTCGGGTCCCGGATGGCCAAGGCACCGTTGGACCTGGCCGGACATTTCCACTGGCACGGGACCGCGTTCACCGATGGACAGATCATCGACACCATCACCACCCCAGCCCGCACACCCGATCCCGACCGGCTACGGCGCCGGGCCGAGCCCGTCTGGGATCCCACCGAACACCCTCAGGCCTGGCGGGCTGTTTGGCAGTTCTCCCGGAAACGCGCCGTTCGGGACCGTCATACCCTCACACTGCAGCAGGACCGCGCCCTTGACATCATCGAAGGACGCCGAACGGCGAAGAAGGCCCGCTTCGTCAAAACCAGCGGCCAGCACTCCAGTCTCGATCAACCATCGCTGGATCGCGCGACCGCGCTGGTCGGGCTGAAGGGCTACGTCACCAACATCCCGGCCACCACGATGAGCGCCGGTGAAGTGATCGGGAGTTACCACGACCTCTGGCACGTCGAACAGTCGTTCCGGATGTCCAAGACAGACCTCGCTGCGCGTCCGATCTTCCACCGCACCAGAGACGCGATCGAGGCCCACCTCACGATCGTGTTCACCGCCCTGGCCATCGCACGCGACCTCCAAGACCGCACAGGCTGGAGCATCCGCAGAATCATCCAGACCCTACGACCCCTGCAGCACGTCACCATCAGCATCGGCGACCAACAACTCCAAGCAGAGCCCGCGATCCCCGAAGCCACCGCAGAGATGCTCCGGGAGCTGGGGCACTAA
- a CDS encoding HAD-IIA family hydrolase: protein MNALADGYDSALFDLDGVIYLGPYAIDGVAEALDELRSRGVHLGFVTNNAARTPETVAGHLTELGIRATAADVVNSTQATLRMLAKELPEGATVLAVGTDALREQLREAGYTLVDGIGPLPEAVVQGYSPTIAWEKLEEAALAVQRGSVWYGTNPDMTRPSDRGIVPGLGSQLAVVRACVDVEPRIAGKPFRPLLDETVRRLDAKKPIFVGDRTDTDILGANVVGMDSLFVFTGAHGKADLADAAPDARPTYIGYDTTALLEPPREAVYRGRGFACGYQEVDIADDAAFLSTAPVTRDEQLDALWAGLQARWRFEVDISAVLNSLDLLR from the coding sequence ATGAACGCCCTTGCCGACGGCTATGACTCGGCGCTCTTCGACCTCGACGGGGTCATCTACCTCGGCCCCTACGCGATCGACGGCGTTGCGGAGGCCCTCGATGAGCTGCGCTCCCGCGGCGTCCACCTGGGCTTCGTGACGAACAACGCGGCCCGCACGCCGGAGACCGTGGCCGGGCACCTGACCGAGCTCGGCATCCGCGCCACCGCGGCCGACGTCGTGAACTCGACGCAGGCCACCCTGCGCATGCTGGCCAAGGAGCTCCCGGAGGGCGCCACGGTCCTTGCCGTCGGCACCGATGCGCTGCGCGAGCAGCTGCGCGAAGCGGGCTACACGCTGGTCGACGGCATCGGTCCGCTGCCAGAAGCCGTCGTGCAGGGCTACAGCCCCACGATCGCCTGGGAGAAGCTCGAGGAGGCGGCACTGGCCGTCCAGCGCGGCTCCGTCTGGTACGGCACCAACCCCGACATGACGAGGCCCTCCGACCGCGGCATCGTGCCCGGCCTCGGGTCGCAGCTGGCCGTCGTGCGCGCCTGCGTCGACGTCGAGCCCCGCATCGCCGGCAAGCCGTTCCGGCCGCTGCTCGACGAGACCGTCCGGCGCCTGGACGCGAAGAAGCCGATCTTCGTCGGCGACCGCACCGACACTGACATCCTCGGCGCCAACGTCGTCGGCATGGACTCCCTGTTCGTGTTCACGGGAGCCCACGGCAAGGCCGACCTCGCCGATGCGGCGCCCGACGCCCGCCCGACGTACATCGGCTACGACACCACCGCGCTCCTCGAACCGCCACGCGAGGCGGTCTACCGCGGGCGGGGCTTCGCCTGCGGCTACCAGGAGGTCGACATCGCCGACGACGCCGCGTTCCTGTCGACGGCGCCCGTCACCCGCGACGAGCAGCTCGACGCGCTCTGGGCCGGACTGCAGGCCCGCTGGCGCTTCGAGGTCGACATCTCCGCGGTGCTGAACTCCCTGGATCTGCTCCGGTGA
- a CDS encoding SAM-dependent methyltransferase has product MAEGRNVRDLTLDDVGGEPVGLVVGDLSFISLTLVLPALLGVLSDDGEALLLVKPQFEVGRDRLGAGGVVRDPALRDAAVDGVVAAAAALGWAAAWRGPSRLPGTCGNVEFFVRLTR; this is encoded by the coding sequence GTGGCGGAAGGACGCAATGTCCGCGACCTGACCCTCGACGACGTCGGCGGCGAACCCGTCGGCCTTGTCGTCGGCGACCTGTCCTTCATCTCACTCACGCTGGTCCTGCCGGCCCTGCTCGGTGTCCTCTCCGACGACGGCGAGGCGCTCCTGCTCGTCAAGCCCCAGTTCGAGGTGGGCCGCGACCGGCTCGGCGCCGGGGGAGTGGTGCGTGACCCCGCCCTGCGCGACGCAGCGGTGGACGGCGTCGTCGCCGCCGCGGCCGCCCTCGGCTGGGCTGCCGCCTGGCGCGGCCCCAGCCGGCTGCCCGGCACCTGTGGAAACGTCGAGTTCTTCGTCCGACTGACTAGGTAG
- the recN gene encoding DNA repair protein RecN, whose product MLTSLRLTNFGVVDEAALELGAGLTALTGETGAGKTMIVSGLGHLLGARGDAGIVRRGADRAVVEGRWEVPAGVADRVAELGGQLDDAELITLRQVSAQGRSRAVVGGAGVPVATLAQVTGEVATIHGQSGQIRLSTQERQRELLDAHAQPAELPRYRADFAERREAAARLHDLEAEAMARAREADMLRFGLDEIAAVDPRPGEDTELAAEQTRLLDLDELRTLAETAHELLSGSETDFDQAGAVGLAGQARKSLVTLADRDGAADALSARATELSMLAADLAADVAGYLDDLVADPLRLESVTGRRAELAGLTRKYGATVEEVLAWAESSSARLLELDGSDEQIAVLRARIADLDVSLAADAAAISAARRKAADALAEAVRGELAALAMPHAQLRFAVTPVPAGPHGADRIELLFAANPGSEPAPLGKVASGGELSRVRLALEVVLAGDDAGHTFVFDEVDAGVGGAVGLEIGRRLQRLAQANQVIVVTHLAQVAAFADAHFVVAKADDGQVTTSGVRALADDERTAELARMMGGHAESETGLRHAAELLERARRSER is encoded by the coding sequence ATGCTGACCTCGCTACGACTGACCAACTTCGGCGTCGTCGACGAGGCCGCCCTCGAACTGGGGGCCGGCCTCACCGCGCTGACCGGAGAGACGGGCGCAGGCAAGACCATGATCGTCAGCGGGCTCGGGCACCTGCTGGGCGCCCGCGGTGACGCCGGGATCGTGCGTCGCGGCGCCGACCGTGCCGTCGTCGAGGGCCGCTGGGAGGTGCCAGCCGGGGTGGCCGACCGCGTCGCCGAACTGGGCGGTCAGCTGGACGACGCCGAACTGATCACCCTGCGTCAGGTGAGCGCGCAGGGACGCTCCCGCGCAGTCGTGGGCGGGGCCGGAGTCCCCGTCGCGACCCTGGCTCAGGTGACCGGGGAGGTCGCCACGATCCACGGCCAGTCGGGCCAGATCCGGCTGTCCACGCAGGAGCGGCAGCGGGAACTGCTCGACGCCCACGCCCAGCCGGCCGAGCTGCCGCGGTACCGCGCCGACTTCGCCGAGCGGCGGGAGGCAGCCGCCCGGCTGCACGACCTGGAGGCGGAGGCGATGGCGCGGGCCCGCGAGGCGGACATGCTCCGTTTCGGACTCGACGAGATCGCCGCCGTGGATCCCCGGCCCGGGGAGGACACGGAGCTCGCCGCCGAGCAGACCCGACTCCTGGACCTCGACGAGCTCCGCACCCTTGCGGAGACCGCCCACGAACTGCTGAGCGGCAGCGAGACCGACTTCGACCAGGCCGGGGCCGTCGGGCTCGCCGGCCAGGCCCGCAAGTCGCTGGTGACGCTCGCGGATCGCGACGGCGCCGCGGACGCACTCTCCGCCCGGGCGACCGAGCTGTCGATGCTCGCGGCCGACCTCGCGGCCGACGTCGCCGGCTACCTCGACGACCTCGTCGCCGACCCGCTCCGACTCGAGTCCGTCACCGGCCGTCGCGCGGAGCTCGCCGGGCTGACACGCAAGTACGGCGCCACCGTCGAGGAGGTGCTGGCCTGGGCCGAGTCGTCCTCCGCCCGCCTGCTTGAGCTCGACGGCTCCGACGAACAGATCGCCGTCCTGCGCGCCCGGATCGCCGACCTCGACGTCAGCCTCGCCGCCGACGCCGCGGCGATCAGCGCCGCCAGGCGGAAGGCGGCCGACGCCCTGGCAGAGGCCGTCCGCGGCGAGCTCGCCGCACTGGCCATGCCGCACGCGCAACTCCGCTTCGCCGTCACCCCCGTCCCCGCCGGCCCCCATGGCGCCGACCGGATCGAGCTGCTGTTCGCCGCCAACCCCGGCTCGGAGCCCGCGCCGCTGGGGAAGGTGGCCTCCGGAGGTGAGCTGTCCAGGGTCCGGCTCGCCCTCGAGGTGGTGCTCGCCGGCGATGACGCGGGCCACACCTTCGTGTTCGACGAGGTGGATGCGGGCGTCGGGGGCGCCGTCGGGCTCGAGATCGGCCGTCGCCTCCAGCGGCTCGCCCAGGCGAACCAGGTGATCGTCGTCACCCACCTCGCACAGGTGGCGGCCTTCGCCGACGCGCACTTCGTCGTCGCCAAGGCCGACGACGGGCAGGTCACCACCTCCGGTGTGCGGGCCCTGGCCGACGACGAGCGGACGGCCGAGCTGGCCAGGATGATGGGCGGCCACGCCGAATCGGAGACCGGGCTTCGGCACGCGGCCGAGCTGCTCGAGCGTGCGCGCCGATCCGAACGTTAA
- a CDS encoding NAD kinase, giving the protein MHKRTLGVLVHPERDEALEKAAQFVESMRDRDFEFVTFDADVDRLAAQVPGAVVRPLDSERAELAVVFGGDGTILRAAEWAMPLGVPLLGVNLGHVGFLAETDPSDLHELPSVVAERRYLVEERLVLRVEVLNPDGTLAWESPAINEVSLEKLARERMLTVMVSVDDRPLSRWGCDGVLVSTPTGSTAYGFSAGGPVIWPDVQAILVVPLAAHALFNRPMVLSPLSTVRLEIPDDVATRGILWCDGRRSHELADGERVVVTSHSDKVRLARLGVQPFTTRLVKKFALPVEGWRRRTGQ; this is encoded by the coding sequence GTGCACAAGCGAACCCTGGGCGTCCTCGTCCACCCCGAGCGCGACGAAGCACTGGAGAAGGCCGCCCAGTTCGTCGAGTCGATGCGTGACCGCGACTTCGAGTTCGTCACGTTCGACGCCGACGTCGACCGGCTCGCTGCCCAGGTCCCCGGCGCCGTGGTGCGTCCCCTCGACAGCGAACGCGCGGAACTGGCCGTCGTCTTCGGCGGCGACGGCACGATCCTCCGCGCCGCCGAGTGGGCCATGCCGCTGGGGGTGCCGCTGCTGGGCGTCAACCTCGGCCACGTCGGATTCCTCGCCGAGACCGACCCCTCCGACCTGCACGAACTGCCCTCCGTCGTCGCTGAGCGTCGCTACCTCGTCGAGGAACGGCTCGTGCTGCGCGTGGAGGTGCTGAACCCCGACGGCACCCTGGCCTGGGAGTCGCCGGCCATCAACGAGGTCTCCCTGGAGAAGCTGGCCCGCGAACGCATGCTGACGGTCATGGTCTCCGTCGACGACCGGCCACTGTCGCGCTGGGGCTGTGACGGTGTCCTCGTGTCCACCCCGACCGGCTCCACCGCCTACGGCTTCTCGGCCGGCGGCCCCGTCATCTGGCCCGACGTGCAGGCGATCCTGGTGGTGCCGCTCGCCGCCCACGCCCTCTTCAACCGCCCCATGGTGCTCAGCCCCCTGTCGACGGTGCGGCTCGAGATCCCCGACGACGTGGCCACGCGAGGCATCCTCTGGTGCGACGGACGCCGCAGCCATGAACTGGCCGACGGCGAGCGTGTCGTGGTCACCTCCCACAGCGACAAGGTCCGGCTCGCCCGCCTCGGCGTCCAGCCGTTCACCACGCGCCTCGTGAAGAAGTTCGCGCTGCCCGTCGAGGGCTGGCGCCGCAGGACGGGCCAGTAG